A single region of the Pararge aegeria chromosome 18, ilParAegt1.1, whole genome shotgun sequence genome encodes:
- the LOC120631722 gene encoding nascent polypeptide-associated complex subunit alpha, muscle-specific form-like yields MAERAERRPRRGPAPIASFDHDYSDDVSAAPRAPPAPSPAPPSPAPSPSPAPPSQPSPESGLAPPAAPRIDISRASSSSHHDSRDSSPELALLAADGAPGGFREDGALELRASTEELAFLEPAPEPRAGPPRRRRDSQGSEAALLGVSGRTSRLSSVGSQCSAVSALSGLSRASHLSALSGASRSPSPHRMLLETSFCGPKPIDTDPELCAAAVERRLLRSAQPGPAHPTASTPAAAPAPATAAPASAPAPTLAPAPTPDARDRREVRTRVTLENARPASAPRILAPASASAPASAPASAPASAPAPACAALDDDKQLKETRNRATVQQRRARSREREEPEVRRPDNQTKDIIRIRLKPDDEYDPDDEDAGPSAPPGPEPARKPGSLQLGLPVSPQAPRRPRDSRTPSPSGAPVSRKSSFCSLFKSRETIASPDSPSDALRRKKSLNEGRSRSKSRDRSATPTSAGKIKGSVLSLFKTPRKSIASPSPGSRDASPGVQPRPFPQPPPDRRRAEKLKYYEEAASGIIHIPLRTPPDELDRPDSPPERARPASAPQPRSAPAAPASAAAPAPAPPRRTVLPDGSIIIPLHSPTEKTTGTSVPSTSRSEPAATFEQTPESESELPSGGPEPDVRPSSPEPDASAHGVAEPAPDPAPERSPPADPVAEPARRKERILFTTHVGSKEQVFCTQFSITKTPSVTSEISESIPSFPESEEVRPSEPPRPGSARSGSASPPGSARDSSGSEAGSDATRGGSEAERRGLVVQESFEELPYVPTTLPLERSLALPMVPVRERGGVAVAALQRPRAARCPAPLRSPALPAPPALPAPSLPAPGAPDAARLHIRLPRRARAASSDSAAPPPRAERARSRSGGDGECPAPGARAPGAWVDFSEVPERRKQAKRIQTLPAARDAVLVSYVPPERCRCECHAHAAPPDDELPLLSAAGAAAEPEPEPRHNHAEPTLQKSVRVELTGGIMMAVAGVERGGCRGAGPAALTPPAPPRRARRLPT; encoded by the exons ATGGCGGAGCGCGCCGAGCGCCGGCCGCGCCGCGGGCCCGCGCCCATCGCGTCCTTCGACCACGACTACTCGGACGACGTGagcgccgcgccgcgcgcgccgcccgcgccctcGCCCGCCCCGCCCTCGCCCGCGCCCTCGCCCTCGCCCGCCCCGCCCTCGCAGCCCAGTCCGGAGAGCGGCCTggcgccgcccgccgcgccgcgcaTCGACATCTCGCGCGCCTCCAGCTCCAGCCACCACGACTCGCGCGACTCCTCGCCCGAGCTGGCGCTGCTCGCGGCCGACGGCGCGCCCGGCGGCTTCCGCGAGGACGGCGCGCTCGAGCTGCGCGCCTCCACCGAGGAGCTGGCCTTCCTGGAGCCCGCGCCCGAGCCGCGCGCCGGCCCGCCCCGCCGGCGCCGCGACAGCCAGGGCTCCGAGGCGGCGCTGCTGGGCGTGTCGGGCCGCACCAGCCGCCTGTCCAGCGTGGGCTCGCAGTGCTCGGCGGTGTCGGCGCTGTCGGGCCTGAGCCGCGCCTCGCACCTGTCGGCGCTGTCGGGCGCGTCGCGCTCGCCCTCGCCGCACCGCATGCTGCTGGAGACGTCGTTCTGCGGGCCCAAGCCTATCGACACCGACCCCGAGCTGTGCGCCGCCGCCGTGGAGCGGCGCCTGCTGCGGAGCGCGCAGCCGGGGCCCGCGCACCCGACGGCGTCGACGCCCGCGGCTGCGCCCGCACCCGCGACCGCGGCGCCCGCCTCGGCGCCGGCGCCCACGCTCGCACCGGCGCCCACGCCAGACGCGCGCGACCGGCGCGAGGTGCGCACGCGCGTCACGCTCGAGAACGCGCGCCCAGCCAGCGCGCCGCGAATCCTCGCTCCCGCTTCCGCCTCCGCGCCCGCCTCCGCGCCCGCCTCCGCACCCGCCTCCGCACCCGCGCCCGCCTGCGCCGCGCTCGACGACGACAAGCAGCTGAAGGAGACGCGCAACCGTGCCACGGTGCAGCAACGGCGAGCGCGCTCGCGGGAACGCGAGGAGCCCGAGGTGCGCCGGCCGGACAACCAGACCAAGGACATCATTAGGATAAGGCTCAAGCCCGACGACGAGTACGACCCCGACGACGAAGACGCCGGTCCTAGCGCGCCGCCCGGCCCCGAGCCGGCGCGCAAGCCGGGCTCTCTGCAGCTGGGCCTGCCCGTGAGCCCGCAGGCGCCGCGCCGGCCGCGCGACAGCCGCACGCCGTCCCCCAGCGGCGCGCCGGTGTCCCGGAAATCTTCCTTCTGCTCCCTGTTCAAGTCCCGCGAGACCATCGCGTCGCCCGACTCCCCGTCCGACGCCCTGCGCCGCAAGAAGAGTCTCAACGAGGGCCGCTCGAGAAGCAAGAGCCGGGACCGCTCGGCCACGCCCACTTCCGCGGGGAAAATCAAAGGCTCCGTGCTGTCCCTCTTCAAGACGCCGCGGAAGAGCATCGCCTCGCCGTCGCCGGGCTCGCGCGACGCGTCGCCGGGCGTGCAGCCGCGCCCGTTCCCGCAGCCGCCGCCCGACCGCCGGCGCGCGGAGAAGCTGAAGTACTACGAGGAGGCCGCGAGCGGCATCATACACATCCCTCTGCGCACGCCGCCCGACGAGCTCGACCGGCCCGACTCCCCGCCCGAGCGCGCGCGCCCCGCCTCGGCGCCGCAGCCGCGCAGCGCGCCCGCCGCCCCGGCCTCCGCCGCCGCCCCGGCACCCGCGCCCCCGCGGCGCACCGTGCTGCCCGACGGCAGCATCATCATCCCGCTGCACTCGCCCACGGAGAAGACCACCGGCACGAGCGTTCCGTCCACCTCCAGGAGTGAACCCGCTGCAACGTTTGAGCAGACGCCGGAGTCGGAGAGCGAGCTTCCCTCGGGCGGGCCCGAGCCGGACGTCCGCCCCTCCTCCCCGGAACCCGACGCGAGCGCCCACGGCGTCGCGGAGCCCGCCCCGGATCCCGCGCCGGAACGCTCGCCGCCCGCGGACCCGGTGGCGGAGCCCGCGCGCAGGAAGGAGAGGATCCTGTTCACGACGCACGTGGGGAGCAAGGAGCAGGTGTTCTGCACGCAGTTCAGCATCACCAAAACGCCCAGCGTTACCAGCGAAATATCGGAGTCGATTCCAAGTTTCCCGGAGAGCGAGGAGGTCCGGCCGAGCGAGCCGCCTCGGCCGGGCTCGGCGCGCTCCGGTAGTGCCAGCCCGCCGGGCTCGGCGCGCGATTCGTCCGGCTCGGAGGCGGGCTCGGACGCAACGCGAGGTGGCAGCGAGGCGGAGCGGCGCGGGCTGGTGGTGCAGGAGTCATTCGAGGAGCTGCCCTACGTTCCCACCACTCTACCACTGGAGCGCTCGCTGGCGCTGCCCATGGTGCCGGTGCGCGAACGCGGCGGCGTGGCCGTGGCCGCGCTCCAGCGCCCGCGCGCCGCACGCTGCCCGGCGCCGCTGCGCTCGCCCGCGCtgcccgcgccgcccgcgctGCCCGCGCCCTCGCTGCCGGCGCCCGGCGCGCCCGACGCCGCGCGGCTGCACATCCGCCTGCCGCGGAGGGCGCGCGCCGCGTCCAGCGACAGCGCGGCGCCGCCCCCGCGGGCCGAGCGCGCGCGCTCGCGCAGCGGCGGCGACGGTGAGTGTCCGGCGC CGGGCGCGCGCGCGCCGGGCGCCTGGGTCGACTTCTCGGAGGTGCCGGAGCGGCGCAAGCAGGCCAAGCGCATCCAGACGCTGCCGGCGGCGCGCGACGCGGTGCTGGTGAGCTACGTGCCGCCCGAGCGCTGCCGCTGCGAGTGCCACGCGCACGCCGCGCCGCCCGACGACGAGCTGCCGCTGCTgagcgcggcgggcgcggcggccgAGCCCGAGCCGGAGCCGCGCCACAACCACGCGGAGCCG ACGCTGCAGAA AAGTGTGCGAGTTGAGCTGACAGGCGGCATCATGATGGCAGTTGCTGGTGTGGAGCGGGGAGGCTGCCGCGGCGCCGGGCCGGCCGCGCTGACGCCGCCCGCCCCCCCTCGCCGCGCCCGCCGACTTCCAACTTGA